DNA sequence from the Acipenser ruthenus chromosome 8, fAciRut3.2 maternal haplotype, whole genome shotgun sequence genome:
CTAGGAATCGAATAGACTGGGCCAGGGATTGGAAGGGGGAGACTTTTTTTAGTCACGGATCTAGTGTGAGTGCTGGGGTGGCAGTCCTTTTTTCAAAAGACTTTAAACCAGTTTCTTATGATGTCACTGAGGTAGTGAAGGGACGGTTACTTAAAGTGCAAGCGATAGTCGGTGAAATCTCGCttgtctttattaatatttacgcACCAAATGAGGGCAGAGAACGTAttgctttttttcagattttagataCAGTTCTGAACGGTTGTGGAAGTGAGGAAGTCCTGTTTTTAGCcggtgattttaactgcactgtacattgttCAGATGATCGAAATCACCCTGAGCCACACCCACAGTCTGCCAAAgagcttttaatgattttaaataagCACGACTTGTCTGACGTGTGGAAAGCATTTAATGGCACAAATAGACAGTACACATGGGTCAAAGTGTGTGAAAAGACGGTCTCCTTAGCGAGATTAGACCGTTTTTATACTTTTAAGCAGCATTTTAGCCTGTTTGccaagtgttttatttctcccACCGGTCTTTCTGATCACAGTCTTTTAACAGTTCATGTTTTATTGCCTTCCCAAATGACAAAACGTTCTTACTGGCATTTTAACATTCAGCTGCTGAAAGATACGCATTTTAAAGAATGCCTAACTTTTCTATGGAACCGGTGGAGAGAGCAGAAATCTGCTTTTTCTTCTCTGgctcagtggtgggatgtggggaaggtgCAGGTCAGGTTGTTCTGTCAACAGTACACTGCTAATGCCACAAAGAGGATGACTGAGActctggaagagctggagagAGACATGTTAGAGCTTCAGGGAGCTCTACAGTCTAATCCCAATAGTAGGACGATTCAAGacctcaaaaataaaaaacagcagctgGCTGAGCTACTGAATGTCAAAgtgcagggggcgctggtgaggtCTAGAATGCAATACCTTGCAGAGGTGGATGCGCCAACAAAGTTTTTCTTTGGCATGGAGAAAAAGAGTGCGCAGCGCAAAGTAATTCACTGCCTGAAGACACTGTCAGGGGACGAGTTGAGGGAGCCTAGAGAGATCCGGCGATGTGCTGTGGATTTCTACACAAAGCTATTCACAGCGGAAGCTGAAGGACAGCCGGAGGAGACACAACGTTTCTTGGAGACTCTGCCGAAGATCTCTGAATAGGAGAAAGGTTTTTTTAGACAGACCTCTGACTGTACAGGAGCTCTCTGACGCTCTCATGGGGCTGAAGGGAGGAAAAACTCCAGGACTGGACGGACTACCTGTCGAGTTTTTCAAGTCTTTCTGGACTTTGCTTGGGAAAGATCTACATGCAGTCTATGCAGAAAGTCTggagaaaggggagctgccgttGAGTTGTAGAAGGGCAGTGATAACTTTGCTGCCAAAAAAAGGGGACTTGTGCCATATCAAAAACTGGAGGCCTGTGTCATTGTTGGCCTCTGATTACAAAATAACATCGAAAGCCCTCGCTAATCGGTTGAGCACTGTAATGGGAAATATTATTCATCCTGACCAAACCTACTGCGTGCCCAGTAGAAGCATttttgacagtatttttttttaattcgagacACATTGGCTGCCTCTGAGCTCTTCGGTTTCCCTGCTGGGCTAATCTCTCTTGATCAGGAGAAAGCCTTTGACAGAGTCGATCACAAGTACTTATGGAAGGTATTTGAAGCCTTTGGATTTGGCCTGGGATTTCTATCCCACATACAGTTCCTGTACTGTGACATTTCCAGCCTGCTGAAGATCAACAGGGAGCTGAGTGCACCTTTCCCAGTTCACAGGGGCTGCCCTCTTTCGGGAATGCTCTATTCCCTGTCCATCGAACCCCTTATTTGCAGGCTCAGGCATGTTCTAACAGGGCTCTCCATCCCAGGTAGTCTGGCTCAGCCCATAAAAGTATCTGCCTATGCAGATGACATCTCAGTTTTTATAACCAGCCAGGCAGATGTTTGAAAGAGTCTCATCTGCTAGAATTAATTGGTTGAAGAGTGGGGCTTTCTTACTTGGGAAATGGATGAAGCCTGGGCCTCCAGTGTTGCCTGGTGGATTGCTGTGGAGCCGGGAAGAGTTTAGACACCTAGGGGTTTTTTTGGGAGGTGCGAGATCAGCTGAGAGGAACTGGGAGGGAGTGTTGGAGGCAATACGGGGGCGTTTGCAGAGGTGGCACTGGGTTTTGCCACAGCTCTCGTATAGGGGCAGAGTTTTAATAATAAGCAACGTGGCTGCTTCCATGCTCTGGCACAGGTGCATATGTGTAGAACCTGACCAggcatttttgaaaaaaatccaGAGTGAATTTTTAAGTTTTTTCTGGGATGGACTGCATTGGCTAAGGCAAAGCATTTTGTACCTACCTCTGGATGAAGGGGGTCAGGGATTGATGGACCTGTCCAGCAGGATTGCTGCTTTTAGACTGCAGGCTGTCCAAAAAATGCTCTATAGCAGTGAGAAGCCTCCCTGGGTTGACGTGGCTTTACTCTTCTTTCGTCAAGTTGGAGGGCTGGGTCTTGggaagcatattttctttttagacaCTGCTGTGTTTGTTTGCTCCAAACTACCAGCCTACTATCAGAGTGTGTTGAAAGCATGGCAGAGTCTGAGGGTGGGTCTGGATGAAGAAGCTTTAGATTTTTACTGGCTTTTGGAGAGACCTCTGGCTTTTAATCCACTTTTTAAAGTAGAAATGTTAAAATCACAGGCTTTTACAAATGTAATGATAAAGGCCGGGGTCATCAAATTACGCCATGTTTTAGATCTGGAGAGTTTTAATTGGAAAAGTCCACAGAGTTTGTCTTTAACCTTGGGGTTGCGGTCTGTGAGGGTAGCTGGGTTGCTGCTTTCCCAGATTCATGCAGCATTATCAAATGCACAGAATGAGACTCTAAGAAAGGGCTTTACTAACTGTATCTCTTTCCCCTGTGAAACACCTTTCCCCTTCATACAGATCTCCCCAGCTATCGGCCGAGACACGGGAGACAAAGGGCATTTATTTAAAATCGAGAACTTGACCGATCTCCCCCTGTCAAGTGTGAAGGGGCACACACTGTATGAATTATGTGTTAAGCTAAGACACGAGAAGCAATTGCAAGGCCTTCCAGATACATCTTGGAGAGAGCGGTTGGAGGTGGAGGAGCAGGTCAGGCCGGCTTGGAGAAGCTtctataacccccccccccccctcctgtcaAAGAGGCTGGGAGATCTACAGTGGAGACTCTTGCACACGATTCTCGCTGTTAATGCCTACCTCTGCATACTAGACCCAACGGTATCTGACAAATGTCCTTTTTGATTACAAAGAGATATTGTCTTTCATAGTATTATCTTTTGTAAAagattgttttctcttttttctgtaCTCAGTAATGTATTTGTTAAACTGAATGTGGTCTTTTCCGAATGTGTTTTTGGTTTTGGTGTGCCTTATATTAAGGAAAAGAAACATCTGTGCCAGCTACTTAACTTCCTTTTGGGGCAGGCCAAGCtctccattttaaaatctagaaaAGCTCAAATTGCCCAGGTTGGGGAAACAGATGCTCTTACTGTTTTTAGAATGCTGGTGATTAGTAGAATCAAGCTGGATTTCAGTTATCACCGCATGATGCACGACTTAGACTCTTTCCAGTTAAATTGGTGTATTGGGGGTGTGCTCTGTGAGACTGAAGGAGAAAcccttaatatatatttataatatttatttatttataatgacttaatGTTTTAAATTTTGTCTTgtgaatatttaaagaaaaaataatgtaattttttgtTCTTATTGTGTTTTGTACCAAAAGTCAATAAAgtcttttgaaaaagtaaaaagtatctatctatctatctatctatctatctatctatctatctaaaaccCGCACCCCCATTTACATTAACTGATTTTCAAAGAAAGAGTTGCACAAGCACATAAAACCGCCGGTCCTCCTTCTGCCATTCTCTCACTGGACAATAACAAAATCTGCCCATGTATGGTGAGAAGGTTCTCGCGATAAATCACTGACGACATATTCGCCGACAACAAAAAATCGCCTTGTGTATGGTGACCTTTAAATTATCGAGCGTGCAGTGTAGCTTCTATAGTAATCTTACTTCTGATTATTAAACAAGAATTAGAATGATCACCTGTTTACCTTCTTTTTTAGGGTTCTCTCAGTACTGACGATTGGCGTGCACAAAATATATCTTATTCTACTAACCAAGCTCTCATTCCCACCTGTCTTTTGGTATATAACACCGTTTTTAAAACCAAGATACAACTTTCAGCAGTTTTATTTAGGGTGAAAACATATCTCCTTTGTTTACCATATTAACAGTGTGTTATCTCAGAATCGTCCAAGGCCTACACTTTGTTTTAGTCACAACAACAAGGTCCCTTCTTTTGttattcattcatgttttttttatcaaccaCAAAATGCTACAGTTAGGAGTTTCACAAAATGTTCTCAACAAAAATAATGGTATAGTGGTTCCTGCTAGCGACAATAGATCAATATTCCTGCTGGAATGGACATGAACAATAACTCTCAGTAAAGGTTTAATAATTATCAAATGGATGAGAATATAAAATCATGACACTTTTTGCCAAAGATGTTTAGCAATAATGGAAACATTGTGAAATAAAATGAATATCTACTCTGGTCCTCTGCTTATCAGCCATTGTTTATTCTATTTGTCTTCACCAAACAAATAGCAAAAAATTTATGATCTTCAAATATTGTGCTGGTTAAACATACAACTGAATTCTGGTTCTTGTGCATGATTAAAAATACTGTCGTCCTGAATGGTTCAAACACGTCTGGTTACAACTAACCACAATGTGGTGCTACTATACAGTAGTTTTATCATTTAGCTAAAAGAGAGGATAATCTGTGCAAAGACATACAGTGATTGAGGCATTTCCTAAGGATGCTCATGGATTCTACATAATATACAATATTAATTTCTGAAATGTTATGTAGTGATATTCTATTCTCTTGCATGTTTTGTGGCAGATATAAGTGTCAACATAAAACCAAAGGTGTCTAAACTTTCTGGAAATATGACATATGTCCCAAAATGTCCCtctaatttaacattttaatgaataGAAATTATACAGCTATTTCTTGTGATCTCTGTGGATGACAGCCTCTGCAGGTGATCTCTCTGTGTATGTGCACAATATTAAAGCGATCGGTTAGTATTTTGAAAGGAAAGCTGGcacatttataaattaaattaacacaCAAAGCTATAGGTAAGAAGCTGCATTCCCAGGTATTCtctgttaaaacaaaatgtatacagCTGTTCAAAATGATAGATGATCAGGGTCCATATGTATGTTTCAGAGAAGgtagaactgcagtgtacaaaaatgaaggatgataagaaaaaatatttaaaaaataaaaaaataataatgtacacaaaaagtttaaatgattaaaaaatcatttatttcaggacgttttggtcaaaagcccttcttcagttgTGTAGAAAGAAAACTTTGTGCAAATGATGCAGTACACTAGTCCTTTAGAAGTACAAACTTTGTGGCTGGCTAAACcaataattgtttttaatgtatattccATACTTAAACCTGGAATATGGGGGATAAAGTTAGGTTATCCCCTTCAATGGAAACTATAGTATTTTTGgtgaaaactgcaaaaacaaaacaaactacattAACCAGTTTTTGTTTACAACACATTAGAGGCCAATGACTgacataacaccgtgtaacaatttttttttttttttttggttcctgggtagtaagtgttatttcctaattgcttatgcctcaaaagtatagaaaatcgctattattccccacaaactttgcttttgtgaccaggacagtgatattttgaaattgacctattttccagaacattccagatagattcagtgctgaataaacttggagtaacttctagaactttctagaactttccagtaatataaatagtagtataaatacaggggccttaagcccaccagttcagtttagttccagctgcctaagtggatacatatctgcattttctgagatggcatcaagaggctgcaagcatccggcagacgaattttgagacttcaaaatggtggcattcctgatgggtctctgtggcaaagtggtaatgacgtgcaggtgagtgcagtgcagagtaatcacacagacaacgttggtacaggtgcaagggtgtttatttaattcaataaatgtccagagccttaaggcaaacctgcaaataataatagtgttggaagtgatacagcggcgtgtatcacctCTGAGTTGTAATCCccaggtttgacccgtaaccccaaagtcccgttcagtcaccgacacaaaaacacaaaacacagacacagttttgacagtgcgtgattatagtgctagtggtgaaaacaaagacagtcaGATAGTGCAAAgcgtgaatggtgaagtccggttttgtcgctggcctgcggctgcagctctggatcgtgctcagtatccttcagtggctaaacaatacacaagacacacagaggttagacacagacacgaaaacactcacagttcttcacgctacgggctccttctcggttagtttgtttaaccatatacaaaggaacagatcactcaagccatgccccctatttataccctcccccatgaccccgaggttaacgagcgcatccgctcctccagtcctcggatgccacgccacTTACCGTCTGGGCCACTGAGCTcaggtgccatagctccgcccctttccgaactgaccgacttccatctaccctacggaataaattgtcgcaCCATTTCATTACttgtactctgttcctcgtgcaccgtgtcctcacaggtcgagagggagatctaacactaagactcattcgatctctgtcacatatcccaccgctcagagtggagccgaaggaacactcggctaaacctacctttcccattactcccccctcccgggaaaaataatccgcattttggtggtctttccccgcacggtgtaccatatggtatatgaagggctgcaatgccagataccaccgagttatccgggcattgctgtccttcattatgcttaaccacttgagtggggcgtggtcagtgacaagatcaaatgagtgtcccagcaggtagtatcttaaagagtgagtagcccatttaatggccaaacactctttttcgacgacggagtagttgcgctcccgagggagcattttttttacttatgtacagaacagggtgttctactccgcctaccatttgagacaggactgcacccaaaccgacatccgaagcatcggtgtggaggatgaatctcttagtgaagtctggagtgatgagagcaggggcctggcaaagtctctgcttaacagtattaaacgccccctgacattcttctgaccatttaattgaatttggtgcgctctttttggtgaggtcaactaagggattaaccactgtggcatactcggggataaagcggcggtaataaccggctaaccccagtagcgacctcacttgagccttggttttggggattgccgcgtctaccaaggcctggaccttggagacaacgggtttcaccctgccattccccattacaaatcccaaatattgtgtttcttttttggcaaacgcacattttcgcaagttagctgtcagccgggcggcccttagagactgaaggacggctgtgatcctagccaaatgctctcgccaggtggagctgtaaatgaccacatcatcaatatacgctgccgcatattcacgatgtgggtgtaaaacctggtccatcagtctctgaaaggcagcaggcgcaccatgtaacccaaacggcatggttgtaaaatgaaacagtccctctggtgttgaaaatgcggttttctctctagaactacgagttaacgggatctgccaatatcccttcgtcagatccagagtggagataaacctcgccgtccccaatctatctagaagttcgtcgacccgaggcatgggatacgcatcaaacttggcaatagcgtttaccttgcggaaatcaacgcagaagcggttggtgccgtcctttttggccactatcacaattggactgcaccactcgctcctggaaggctcaatcaccccaagttcgagcatgtcccatacctctttgcgagcgccactccgtcgactttccgggatccagtaaggtctctctcgcactgtgacacctgggggagagataatgtcatattcagcaaggttagttctaccgggcgtgttagaaaaaacatcgctaaattcctcaattaacctgcttagttcacgttgctgatcaggaagtaactgttcccccatcgaaatgttctttgtgccagagggttctagctcgggccctaaatcatcctctatattgcctggggctatgaataaaacctctcttgcctgccagggctttaataaatttatgtgataaatttcttttttattacggcgatcgggctgtctaatttcgtaattcacctttcctatagcccgaatcacctcatatggcccttgccatttagcacatagtttggattccgatgagggaagtagcagcattaccttgtctccaggccgaaaagttcggattaatgcattttgattgtaatgctgctgttgtcgatgctgagccgatctgagattgtcttgggccaaacgaccgaccaaatctaggcgatctctaagtaggagcacatgctgcactacatttttggacgagcctttgtgctcctcccatccctctctcaacagatcaagaatgccgcgaggctgtcggccgtacaagagctcgaagggggagaaccctgtcgaactctgcggcacctctctcactgcaaaaaggaggtagggaagaagcgatgcccaatgtttttgctcttgattcacaaatcgtctcagcatcgcctttagagtctgattgaaacgttccaccaatccgtccatctgtggatgataaactgacgttctgatgggacgtatttttagtaatttatatacctgctgtagcgtatttgacaagaaattagttccatgatcagtcaatatctcgttggggatccctactcttgccataatctgcactagttctttggctatcgcagcagcactagtggacctcaatggaactgcctccgggtatcgcattgcgtaatctaccaccactaagatatgcgtatacccggagtcagaaggtagcaaagggccaactatgtccactgcgatgcgttcaaagggggtggaaataatcggcagtgggaccaaaagggcggggcgcactcgacccggcgctactcgctggcagtctgggcatgtggctacatatttcgacacttccttataaagacctggccaaaagaatcgagccaatatccgttcccttgacttgtcaactccgaggtgccccgcaaaagggatatcatgcgccagcctcatgacctccagtcgacaagactggggaaccaataattgtgttacaggatgtcctgtgcccgcggccaggtttaccctatatagtaattgccccttgataatgaagtgtggaaatactagtgccccagcgccttcaacatccttaccttcaatggaccggacctgtccccaaatgtgcaccagtgatgggtcatttttctgctcccacactaggttcacatttgagtgccacatgtccggtacattgagcggggcgggagtaacatctgcccttgatggcccagtaacctcgccctctcggtcacactgcgttccgaccccctttgactgacgtttttcaccgttataacaggctcccaccagcccccagccttgtctcattaacgctccctcccatttccgcagccttctctctttgtttgtttttttcggccggaacagaggagagaacatttccgcttgaaagggaaaaacattaccaatcatttccccttctactttttctgccacatttgggTGTATGGCCGGAATAACGggatgtggtagcctttccgccaccccaactatGAGGTAACGTttaatcggaccgaccgataaatatgctattactgtggggtatgttgccgtgtctgaccttgtggctgccacaccatactgcttaagagagatgctctaattaaggtctgaccacaccctgtgtccactaatgaatgggttttcacatttccaaaaatcaccttaacaatacaaggcccctcccg
Encoded proteins:
- the LOC131737784 gene encoding uncharacterized protein LOC131737784, which produces MIFNDVNQELNVALKFKADDIEYVIFASTDVMRCFHCKKEGHIVKNCPEKGGNAGEENEGEQGEREEAGQPEERGAESGSVVSETLAKEGSKEQDTVQASGSLNRDSNAEESISPAIGRDTGDKGHLFKIENLTDLPLSSVKGHTLYELCVKLRHEKQLQGLPDTSWRERLEVEEQVRPAWRSFYNPPPPLLSKRLGDLQWRLLHTILAVNAYLCILDPTVSDKCPF